The genomic DNA GTTGTGTTTAAGGAAATCTTTCTGACTTAAACATTAAAAATGCTTGTTTGATTTTTATAAAGTTTAAGCTGTCTATGTTATGTTATCATATTTTTTGCTATTATAAAGCATGCTTTCCGGTAATGTATTTTGTCATGGTGGTCTTGTTTAAACTGATCGAGCTACTTTCCTGTTTAAACTGATTGAGCTACTTTCCTATTTTAAGGAGCTACTTTCCTGCTTTCCAGTAATATATGATAGTTTGAAAACCCTGGGTTGTGACAGTTAAATTGTGTTCCCTTCACATATGCCAAGAGTATTTGTTTCATCTGGTAGTTGCTATAACACTGAGTTTTTCGTGTGGTCGAATTTATTAAAGATAGAATATAGAGATAACTACACTTGGTGTTTCTTAAAATAACTTAGAGACTTTCATTATCATAAATTAAATGTCCCTCGATGGGGATCTCATAACGACCCTCATTGCATCGAGGGTTGGTTTTTGGTATGGCAGTTGTAGCCATAAGTTTTAATCATTACACACAAAAGCTGATCATTGATAAAATTTCTTGAGGTGAATGCCATTCCAGGCATTTTTGATTGGTTGGCCATCAAGATGTGAGAGCTCGTAGGTTCCTGCACTGACCACTTTCAACACTCGATAAGGGCCTTCCCATGCTGGCTTAAACTTTCCTGAAATGGTGGGTTGTGATGCCGCAGAGTCCCGAAGGACGAGGTTTCCAACCTCGAAGTGCTTGTTTTTGACTTTTTTATTGAAGTATTTTGCAGTCTTCTCCTGTTGTGTGATCATGCATAGCCGAGATTCCTCTCTCGTTTCTTCAAGCAAATCAATATGAAAATGCAATCCCTCGAGCACGAGGGAAGGATCGAAGAATTCTACCCTTGGGGAAATTAAGCTTATCGCGACGGGTAAGACGGCATCGACACCATATGCGAGGCGGAAAGGAGTTTCACCGGTTGCGCTTCGGGGAGTTGTCCTATAGGACCACAACACATTTGGGAGTTCATCAACCCAGTAGCGGGGAACTTCTTCAATTCTTTTCTTCAATCCTTGCAGGATGGTTCTATTCGTCACTTCTGCGAGGCCATTGGCCTGTGGATACATGACCGAAGACTTAATATGCTGGACTTTTAAATCGTTTAGAGCCTTCTCAAACTGTGCCCCCAcaaattgtgttccattgtccgAGACTAAAATCCTTGGGATTCCAAATCGAAATACTACATATTCCATGAAGAACTCAATCATTTCTTTCTCTCTGATCTTGGAAAGGGGTTTTGCTTCGACCCATTTTGTCGCATAATTGACTGCGACCATAATATATTGGCATTGATTCTTAAATTTCAGAAAGGGCCCTACAATATCTATCCCCCATTAATAGAAGGGGCATGGGGCAAGAATGGAGTTGAGCTCTGTCGTGGGTCGATGACACATGTTTCCATGTCGTTGGCATGCCTGACATTTTCGAACATAACTTTCATAATCTTTTCGGAGTGTGGGCCAATACAGACCCTGTCTCATGATTTTAAGAGCTAAGTTCTTTCCGCCGAGATGTTCACCACATATTCCTATATAAACCTCGAGGATTGCCTGTTCGGCGTCTTCAGGGCATAGACATCGAAGAAGTGGTTTAGTTACGGCACGTCGATACAACACTGACCCTATCATGCAGTAGTTTCTTACTTTAAACATGACCGCTCGGGCTTCATTTTTCTCTATGGGAAGTTTATTTTCAAGGATATACTCGAGAATGGGCTTTTGCCAGTCAGGATTATTCTGAATGTGGTGGACTGCTGGTGTATCGATGGCTGGGGATGTCAGGGTGTCAACATATATCGGGTCGAGATTTATTTGTAAATTAGATGAGGCTAACTTGGCGAGGGAATCTGCCCACTGGTTTTCCGCTCTATCGACATTCGATAGTTTCCATGAGGAGAATTTTTTGAGCAGCTTTTGTGTGATTGCAAGGTACTTAGCCATGTTTTCATTGTGAGTTATAAATTCTCCACTTATTTGTTTAACCACCAGCTGGGAATCGCCAAATATATCGATAATATCGACCTTCAGGTCCATTGCCAGTTTTAACCCTGCAATCAAtgcctcatactcagctacatTGTTTGTTGCTTGGAATTCGAACTTGAGGGCTTGCTAGATCTTAAATCCTTCTGGGCTCATAAGAATTATTCCTGCTCCCCCCGAATTGGTGGTTGATGATCCATCGACAAACAGTAACCATGGTCTAAGCTGAACTTCATCGGGATTCGAATGTTTGGCCTTGAATTGGCATTCTGCTATGAAATCTGAGAGGACTTGATCCTTTATGGCGGTTCGGGGCTTGTATTCGATATAGAACTGGCTTAATTCGATGGTCCATTCTGCAAGCCTTCCTGTCATATCGGGCTTGTGCAAGATTCTTTTGAGAGGTGCATTTGTCAACACGTGTATTTCCCTTGCTTGGAAGTAGTATCGTAGCTTCCTGCTAGCGATGATCAGGGCATACACGAGCTTTTCAACCTGAGGATATCGAGTCTCAGAATCTCACAATGAGTGACTAATGTAGTATACTGGAATCTCCTTTCCCTCGTTGAGTCGAATGAGGACAGCTGCGATTGTTTCATCTCTAGAATTGCCTTTGTGTACGCGGGGTCAGCTTTGATACCTCGTTGTGTAACCAAAAATCCCAGAAATTTGCCGGATGTAAGTCCGAAGGAGCATTTGCTAGGATTGAGACGTAAGTTGTGTTTTCGGGCATTCTCAAAGGTCTCGCAAAAATCAAGCGAGTGGTTATCGGCAAGCTTGGATTTAGTTATCATATCGTCCACATAGATTAGCATGTTCCTCCCTATTTGCGATCCAAAGATCATTTCCATCATCTGTTGAAAAGTCACGCCGGTGTTAATCAGCCCAAAAGGCATAACTCGATATCCGAATACTCCCCTATGAGTAATAAATGTTGTTTGTTCCCAATCATGAGAATCCATTTTTATCTAGTTGTACCCTGAAAATGCATCCATAAAGGAAATGAGCTCATTTCCTGCTGTGGAGTCGATCAGCTGATCGATGTCTGGGAGTGGGTAGAAATCTTAGGGGCAGGCTCTATTAACATCCGAGTAGTCGACACACATTCACCACTTCCTATTGTGTTTCTTTATTAAAATGACATTGGAAATCCATGTAGGGAATTGGACGGGCTCGATGAATTTAGCCTCGAGGAGTCGGTTAATTTCTTGATCGATAGCTGCCCTCTTTTCGTTAGAGAAAATTTGACGTTTCTGTCGTACTGGTGCAATGTTTTTGTTGATGTGAAGGGAGTGACGTGTGACTACCTCGTGAATTCCCAGCATGTCTTTCGGGTCTCAAGCAAAGATATCAGCGAATTCTCTAACAAGGTTAATGATCTCTTGCTTCAAATGTTCGGGGAGTCCCTTTCCCACCTTGGTTATCTTCGTTGCGTCTCCGATGACCA from Apium graveolens cultivar Ventura chromosome 5, ASM990537v1, whole genome shotgun sequence includes the following:
- the LOC141660438 gene encoding uncharacterized protein LOC141660438, with protein sequence MDLKVDIIDIFGDSQLVVKQISGEFITHNENMAKYLAITQKLLKKFSSWKLSNVDRAENQWADSLAKLASSNLQINLDPIYVDTLTSPAIDTPAVHHIQNNPDWQKPILEYILENKLPIEKNEARAVMFKVRNYCMIGSVLYRRAVTKPLLRCLCPEDAEQAILEVYIGICGEHLGGKNLALKIMRQGLYWPTLRKDYESYVRKCQACQRHGNMCHRPTTELNSILAPCPFY